A stretch of Castanea sativa cultivar Marrone di Chiusa Pesio chromosome 2, ASM4071231v1 DNA encodes these proteins:
- the LOC142623981 gene encoding F-box protein At4g35733-like, whose product MSESVECSELPSELLLPIGKGLDTRIEILRFRGVCKSWRSAISSSDFIPRFPLNFPNPSPPPLRRRRRRLALFHGEADHLYQQTICLLHETILYRLTPSASSDKGWLIKIEDCKCEMHLLDPHRERYESESDSPNILPSNFVLLDYDTVELTRAHTLILQSLIPIGRVNKVVMFNDCHVFVVYGDGKLGHAKCGDESLTCLGEMDLEFDDVIVYEGQVYVVDRFGICWWIKINDSTLDLVKFWNPCGSDSLKTQKHLLESDGTIYIVDRYLDREWRGRHYACVVGFKVYKKNEWGGEWVLEDSLGDRAFILRSDCSLSVLTREFFGYEGNCIYFTQQNRIHVFKLENNSITNADLNEDKVYNQTTL is encoded by the coding sequence ATGAGTGAGAGTGTGGAATGCTCGGAACTTCCCTCGGAACTGTTACTACCGATCGGCAAAGGCCTCGACACCCGCATCGAAATTCTCCGATTCCGCGGTGTCTGTAAATCATGGCGCTCGGCTATTTCTTCCTCCGACTTCATTCCTCGCTTCCCTCTCAATTTTCCCAACCCTTCTCCTCCGCCACTGAGGAGGCGAAGGCGAAGGCTAGCTCTATTTCATGGTGAAGCTGACCATCTTTACCAGCAAACCATATGCCTACTCCACGAAACCATTCTCTATCGTCTAACTCCCTCAGCTTCTTCGGATAAGGGATGGTTGATCAAGATTGAAGATTGCAAATGCGAAATGCATCTTTTAGACCCACATCGAGAAAGGTACGAATCCGAATCCGATTCCCCCAATATTTTGCCCAGCAACTTTGTTTTACTGGACTATGATACCGTCGAATTAACCAGAGCTCATACCCTTATACTTCAAAGCCTCATTCCAATTGGGCGTGTTAATAAAGTTGTGATGTTCAACGACTGTCATGTTTTTGTTGTCTATGGTGACGGTAAATTAGGCCACGCAAAATGTGGGGATGAGAGTTTGACCTGTTTAGGTGAAATGGATTTGGAATTCGATGACGTTATTGTGTATGAGGGCCAAGTCTATGTGGTTGATCGATTCGGAATATGCTGGTggatcaaaatcaatgattCGACATTGGATTTGGTTAAATTCTGGAATCCTTGTGGGTCAGATTCTCTGAAGACACAGAAGCATTTGTTGGAGTCGGATGGAACAATCTATATTGTTGATAGATACCTTGATAGGGAATGGAGAGGCCGTCATTATGCCTGTGTGGTTGGTTTCAAAGTGTATAAGAAGAATGAATGGGGTGGTGAATGGGTTTTGGAGGACAGCTTGGGTGATCGAGCTTTTATTCTGCGTAGTGATTGTTCACTTTCTGTTTTGACTAGAGAATTTTTCGGATACGAGGGGAATTGCATTTACTTCACTCAGCAAAATCGAATTCATGTTTTCAAATTAGAGAATAACAGCATCACCAATGCAGATTTGAATGAGGACAAAGTTTACAACCAAACCACTTTGTAA